Within the Acipenser ruthenus unplaced genomic scaffold, fAciRut3.2 maternal haplotype, whole genome shotgun sequence genome, the region gtgctatgctgtgtggtgtggtatctctgtgctatgctgtgctgtgtggtgtggtatctctgtgctgtgctgtgtggtgtggtatctctgtgctatgctgtgcggtgtggtatctctgtgctatgctgtgtggtgtggtatctctgtgctatgctgtgctgtgtggtgtggtatctctgtgctatgctgtgctgtgtggtgtggtgtggtatctctgtgctatgctgtgctgtgtggtgtggtatctctgtgctatgctgtgtggtgtggtatctctgtgctatgctgtgctatgctgtgtggtatctctgtgctgtgctatgctgtgtggtgtggtatctctgtgctatgtCTTCTGGACCCACCCTGGCGTCGATGGCAGAGCCGGCTCTCAGCAGGATGGGTTGCACCTTCTCCTCCAGGAAATCAGAGTGATTCCCGATCCACATCAACACCTGCGTCAGGTACCACTCCGGCTAGCAGCCAggaaacaaacacaacagcagcctgtcagtgacactCACACCTGGGGTTAACAACTCACACCCGCCCTGCCgctcccagtcctggggttcagaactctccTCAGTGAGGTCTGTTACTGAAacgatcaggagccaggagtttgagaatGGCTAGAAACTCACACCcgccctgctgctcccagtcctggggttcagaactctccTCAGTGAGGTCTGCTACTGAAACgatcaggagtcaggagtttgagGTCTAGAAACACACACCCGCCCTGCCACTCCCAGTCCTGGGATTCAGAACTCTCCTCAGTGAGGTCTGCTACTGAAACGATCAGGAGTGAGGAGTTTGAGGTCTAGAAACACACACCcgccctgctgctcccagtcctgggATTCAGAACTCTCCTCAGTGAGGTCTGCTACTGAAACAatcaggagtcaggagtttgagAAGGGCTAGAAACTCACACCCACCCTGCCgctcccagtcctggggttcagaactctccTCAGTGAGGTCTGCTACTGAAACgatcaggagtcaggagtttgagAAGGGCTAGAAACTCACACCCACCCTGCCGCTCCCAGTCCTGAGGTTCACAATCAAGTACATCATTTAATGATCAAGAGCCCtcgccctccctccctctcaccctcgccctcgccctcgctctccctctccctctccctctccctctccctctccctctccctctccctctccctctctcaccttgCTCAGCACGTTGGTCTGCCGGCTCCCTGTGAAATGGTATCTGAATCTCTTGTGCAGCGGCAGCAGCATGATCTGGATGGGCAGggcgaggggggggggaggggggcaggccGCACCTCtccgggagctgcctctgctctGTGATGAGGTCATCACTGAGGGGGAGGGGTCAAGGAGAATGACTGACAGCCTCAAACCGCCTGCTTTCCAATCTGGTACAGCAAGAGACCCCTCTGCACACGTCAAGGAAAATACACTGGAAAGAACACAGAAGGAAGTTATACCTTAAAGGTTTTGGACCTTTGACCTTGGGGTGAAACCCCAAAAATACAAATCTCACAAAATTACCAAGAAAAGTTCAACGTCTCGGCTTCATCTGTGCAAAATCATCGGAATAATCTTCAGTCTTTTTGAGATCTTGCATCTTGCATGTGTCCTGCTTCTCTGACCAGCGATCCTGCTGTGATTCCAGCACGTGTCCTGCTTCTCTGACCAGCGATCCTGCTGTGGTTCCAGCATGTGTCCTGCTTCTCTGACCAGCGATCCTGCTGTGATTCCAGCATGTGTCCTGCTTCTCTGACCAGCGATCCTGCTGTGATTCCAGCACGTGGTCCTGCTTCTCTGACCAGCGATCCTGCTGTGATTCCAGCACGTGTCCTGCTTCTCTGACCAGCGATCCTGCTGTGATTCCAGCACGTGTCCTGCTTCTCTGACCAGCGATCCTGCTGTGATTCCAGCACGTGTCCTGCTTCTCTGACCAGCGATCCTGCTGTGATTCCAGCACGTGTCCTGCTTCTCTGACCAGCGATCCTGCTGTGATTCCAGCACGTGTCCTGCTTCTCTGACCAGCGATCCTGCTGTGATTCCAGCACGTGTCCTGCTTCTCTGACCAGCGATCCTGCTGTGGTTCCAGCACGTGTCCTGCTTCTCTGACCAGCGATCTGCTGTGATTCCAGCAGGTGTCCTGCTTCTCTGACCAGCGATCCTGCTGTGATTCCCACCAGGGTGCATTAATTGGATGGAAAAGTCCCCAAATTCCTCAGAGACATTTTCAATCAGACCCATCCAATATGTATCTGCATAGATGACAGAAACCAAACTTCCTCTCTGATATAAAACTGCATCTTCTTCCTGAGCTTGGGATTCATCATCCCAGGAGATACTTACAGTTTCTGATTCTCTTCTGGAGAGGGACGAGACTTGAAGCTGAGTCTGGGAAACCAGGATGAATCTGTGCAGGCGTTTAGTGCCCTCTATGGTTAATGCGGACTTGAACCCCTGTTTTAAGTGTTCAGCACTGGCCATGATGTCTTTTCCAGACACACAGATGAAGGTTATGCTGTCGAAGGCAGTCTTACAGAATGAATTCATGTCTTCAGGGGTTACAATCTGCCCATCAGTGGGATGCTGCAGGCTTGTTTTTGTAGTCTTTCGATTGACTGTTTCCCCAATATCATCACAATGGCCCTTGCCATGTGAAGGTGCAAAAGAATTTCATTCTGCCTCCAAGTTGAGATTTTTTCAAAGCAAACCAAAAACATTACCTTCCCGAAATTCTGCACAGACGAAGCAGAGACCTTGACCTTTTCGTGGAGATTTGTATTTTTTGGGGTTTCACCCCAAGGTCAAAggtaaaaaaagtttgttaaGGTGTAACTTCCTTCTGTTTTCTTTCAAATTATTATTCCTTTTTTGAATTTGCTGTGCGATTTCCAATAAAATGACACCTCCCACAAGTCTGCAgcacacagtgtttaagagaGTCAGGTTGGCTCACATTAAGGGGGGGTCCCATCGACCACATTCTGACCTCTCTATAACTTTTGACCCCTTGACCTGATCAGTCTAAaactaacaatttttttttttttttttttttttttttacacagacgcttttatccaaggtgacttacagagactagggtgtgtgaactatgcatcagctgcagagtcacttacaactatgtctcacccgaaagacggagcacaaggaggttaagtgacttgctcagggtcacacaacagggacctgctggttacgagcccttttctttaaccactggaccacatgaGCTTGTTTGCCTGAAACAACCCCAAGAACCAAGCTTGTAAATGGGAGACGCTGGGGTCTAAAATCCAATGTTCTGGgggtgatttgtcatggaatgaccGTCTGCTTAGTACAATCACTCTGAACTCTCACGAGACACTGGAGTAGCTCTCAATGCTGTGGGATGTGTGCTGGGACTGCTGCAGGAATCAACCCATCAATCATTCATTAAATCCACCCATCTATCCATCatccacacatccacacagcCATCCATCCACACATCCACACATCCACACAAAAAGCCACACAGCAATCCATCCATCCAGTCACACATCCACCCACAcatccacacagccatccacacagccatccacacatCCACACAAAAAGCCACACAGCAATCGATCCATCCAGTCACACATCCACCCACAcatccacacagccatccacacatccacacagcCATCCATCCAGCCAGCCAcacatccatccacccatccagccagccacacatccatccatccatccatacagccacacatccatccacccatccagcCACACAGCCAcccgtccatccatccatccatccagccacacatccatccatccagccACACAGCCACCCGTCCATCCAGCCACACAGCCACCCGTCCATCCAGCCACACAGCCACCCGTCCATCCAGCAACACAgccacacatccatccatccatccagccagccacacatccatccatccatccagccACACAGCCACCCGTCCATCCAGCCACACAGCCACCCGTCCATCCAGCCACACAGCAACCCGTCCATCCAGCCACACGGCCACCCATCCATCCATATATCCAGCCACACTGCCACCCGTCCATCCAGCCACACAGCCACCCATCCATTCAGCCACACAGCCAccagtccatccatccatccatccagccACCCGTCCATCCAGCCACACAGCAACCAATCCATCCAGCCACACAGCCAcccgtccatccatccatccagccAGCCAcccgtccatccatccatccagccACCCGTCCATCCAGCCATCCAGCCACCCGTCCATCCAGCCACACAGCAACCCGTCCATCCATCCAGCCAgccacacatccatccatccatccatccatccagccACCCGTCCATCCAGCCACACAGCAACCAATCCATCCAGCCACACAGCCAcccgtccatccatccatccagccagccacacatccatccatccatccagccACACAGCCACCCGTCCATCCAGCCATCCAGCCACCTGTCCATCCAGCCACACAGCCAcccgtccatccatccatccagccAGCCACACAGCCACCCATCCAGCCACACAGCCACCCATCCAGCCACACAGCCATCCACCTATCTAGCCGACGCCGCTCAAGGATACGAGGTCTGCAGCTTGAGCAGCTGTGTGAAGAGAGACTCCAGCTGGTTGTGCAGCTCTGCCCCGTTGGCCGGGGCCGCCAGAGAGGTCTGCGGCGGAGAGATGAAGGGCCAGTGCAGCTGCTTTAGGACCTCTTCAAAATCACTGCagagagatgggggggggggggggtcaggtaCAGTGCCATAATAAGAGAAGATCAAATGATAATTTAATGACAATCTTGTTAACAGACAACAGTTAAATGAGTTCATGAGAGTATATATCCAAGATCCCAACTAACACACACCCTGACCATGTATCCATCATCCAACTAATACACACCCTGACCGTATCCATCATCCAACTAATACACACCCTGACTGTATCCATCATCCAACTAATACACACCCTGACCGTGTATCCATCATCCAACTAATACACACCCTGACCGTGTATCCATCATCCAACTAACACACACCCTGACCGTATCCATCATCCAACTAATACACACCCTGACCGTGTATCCATCATCCAACTAATACACACCCTGACTGTATCCATCATCCAACTAATACACACCCTGACCGTGTATCCATCATCCAACTAACACACACCCTGACCGTGTATCCATCATCCAACTAATAAATACCCTGACCGTGTATCCATCATCCAACTAATACACACCCTGACCGTATCCATCATCCAACTAACACACCCTGACCATGTATCCATCATCCAACTAATACACACCCTGACCATGTATCCATCATCCAACTAACACACACCCTGACCGTATCCATCATCCAACTAATACACACCCTGACCGTGTATCCATCATCCAACTAAAACACACCCTGACCATGTATCCATCATCCAACTAACATACCCTGACCATGTATCCATCATCCAACTAACACACCCTGACCGTATCCATCATCCAACTAATACACACCCTGACCGTGTATCCATCATCCAACTAAAACACACCCTGACCGTATCCATCATCCAACTAACACACACCCTGACCGTATCCATCATCCAACTAACACACACCCTGACTGTATCCATCATCCAACTAACACACCCTGACCATGTATCCATCATCCAACTAACACACCCTGACCATGTATCCATCATCCAACTAACACACCCTGACTGTATCCATCATCCAACTAATACACACCCTGACTGTATCCATCATCCAACTAACACACACCCTGACTGTATCCATCATCCAACTAATAAGAGCCTGTGTTGTTCATTCAGAACCATGTGGTGAACGACACTGAGctctgttgtgcttttggtcttatATCACAATAGAAACGACACAGACCTCTATTACAATACGATGCATCATATGAAGAAAGGATCCCGATTCATGGATACACAGTGAATCAGTACACCCCCTAGTGACAATATAGAAACAAATCAACTTTTCAAACAGTAGCAATGAAGCCACGCTGACTGCCTGGAGCGGTCACTCACTCACCTGGTCAGCTTGTCCTTCAGGATCTTGTGCCAGAACCTGACTGTGTCTCTGATGAAGGACAGCAGGTGTCCACAGCTCGAGTCCTGCAGCCGGATGTCCAGCTCAGCCATGGCAACCAGACCACTGGCCGCCTCCCACACATTACTGGTCATCATGTGCTGCTGGATAGTGTCACtggagaggggagtgagagaggggagtgagagagaggagaggaggagagagaggagggggagagaggagagggagagaggagagagagagaggagtgatacACACCCTGTATTAGTTGGATGTGTATTCATCATCCAACTAATACACACCCTGACTGTATACAGTCGTGGACatgtacagcgcagttagaagcagtttgaaagcaggttgacagctgcagaagctaaactgctaaacttccaaaaaaaaatggtcttcaagccagtaatctgcgACAACTGCATGATgcgggaaatccgagaaaacccaacagagctcaaccaagtgtgtgtaaagtgctgcacgatccaggacttgcttcagcgattaagcctgctagaaaaggggctggaggaaatgagacagcaacaggagcttgaggagctgacacacccacaattcatggaagtctgcacccctagcagactgaaagccaccagggagatggaagagagtcgaaacagctgggttcagataggcagaagcagggaaaaaaagaaacttcgtcaaacacaaccaccagaaatccagacagccaacacatttgagccacttcagcatttagatgaccaaaaccaacatcaagagaatgaaagaaacacccaggaccctataaacagtgctgaccaggcagcaaaaagaagggaggtcatgattgttggggactccatattgagaaacacagcaagttcagttcgcagtttggacccccttactacaacagtgtgctgccttccaggagcctctgtcaagcacatcactgagaacgtggacaggctcctagaacgaacaggagacgacccggtggtagtcatccacatcggtacaaacaacattggaagagacaggacaagatccctgcaaaacaaatccacagagctaggaaggaaattaaaagacaagaccaaaactgtggtattttctgggatactgccggcaccttgcaaaggaccatatggacagctggaaatacaaaatcaaaatgcatggctgaaatcgtggtgcacacaggaaggcttcacctttcttgaacattggagcactttctacaacaaggactatctatacaggtgggatggactgcacttaaacagaaagggaaccaatctactcggagaaaggatccttcaggcggtacagaagcgtttaaactagaaaggaaggggggagaaaacaaaaaaacagaagggcgaccatatcaaaacaagggcaacaactcaggtaagacaactattaaatgtatttatattaatgctagaagtctcagaaacaaaatgttagaacttgaagctactgcactaacaagtaactacgatgtgacaggtgttacagaaatctggttgtctgagagtgatggagacgaatataatactagtgggtatacactgtataggaaagacaggcaggacagaagaggcggaggggtagcgctatacataagaaatagccttgaagcccaggtgttaaatcaggacaaagaaaacaatgcagaatcgatatgggtcagaataatggacacaaattcaaagggcataataataggagcatgctatagaccgccaaattcagacgctgagcaaaataatctgttatacaatgacattcgaaatgcgtgtagaaaaggagaagccatactaatgggggatttcaacttcccccatataaaatgggagaacccggtggggagcacgacggacaaaattgaaatggtggaaatgacaaatgactgcttcctaacgcaatttgtcaaggcaccgactagaggggaggcatgccttgatttagtcttttcaaataatgaagacagaataactaaacagaggtcagagagccattggcaaactcagaccacaacatggtctcatttgaagtattttttaaaaccccaaaagtaatgactaaagcgaaggtttacaattttagaaaagcaaactatgaaggtatgaaacagagactaacagaagtagattggagtaaaatagagaaaacatccacagaaaaagggtggctgtcttttaaaaatgtagtactagaggcacaaaacaattacatctcaaaagtagacaaatctaaatctaaaacaaaatggccaaaatggtttaatagatcaattaaaaaaaatattcagcgaaaaaaggcactttacagagcgtttaaaagggaccaaaaacaaagcacacagaaagagtacttggaactgcaaacacaagtcaaaaaggaagttagaaaggccaagagagagatagaaatcaatattgctaagggggctaaaaccaattccaaagtgttcttccaatattataacagcaagagaacattcaaagaggaggttaaatctctaagagacacaaatggcaaaatcacagatgaagaaaaaaatagcaaatatattaaatgattacttttcacaggtttttacaaaggaggacacggacaacatgccccacatgtcgacctgttcctatccagttttaaataactttagcataacagaggcagaagtgttaaagggactaggagctcttaaaataaacaaatcccctgggccagat harbors:
- the LOC131728697 gene encoding RAD50-interacting protein 1-like, producing MKLLCSGSLISPLPCSQVLTASSSVPLKMEAALCRAGDVQRAVGVLLDRERGVSNTVSQHLQGAQPWMDQLSLRLSQMEETEHYLSYLKWIARIEELSDTIQQHMMTSNVWEAASGLVAMAELDIRLQDSSCGHLLSFIRDTVRFWHKILKDKLTSDFEEVLKQLHWPFISPPQTSLAAPANGAELHNQLESLFTQLLKLQTSDDLITEQRQLPERCGLPPSPPPRPAHPDHAAAAAQEIQIPFHREPADQRAEQAGVVPDAGVDVDRESL